One window from the genome of Alnus glutinosa chromosome 13, dhAlnGlut1.1, whole genome shotgun sequence encodes:
- the LOC133854248 gene encoding probable CoA ligase CCL9 produces MENLSLTGLLKRAASDFPTRRALSVSGKFDLTHARLHELVDHAASLLLAAGISPGDVVALTFPNTVEFVVAFLAVIRCRATAAPLNSAYTAEEFEFSISDSEAKLLITPKEGNKSAEAAASKLGIPHVTATLRDGESELSLSSTSDVTAESTSVAGIVNDPSDVALFLHTSGTTSRPKGVPLTQLNLASSVRNIVSVYRLTESDSTVMVLPLFHVHGLIAGLLSSLSAGAAVTLPSAGRFSASTFWSDMRAYSATWYTAVPTIHQIILDRHLTRPEPAYPELRFIRSCSASLAPSVMARLEESFGAPVLEAYAMTEASHQMSSNPLPEDGGHKPGSVGKPLGQEMAVLDVNGVPQREGLSGEVCIRGPNVTKGYKNNPEANKSAFSLGWFHTGDIGFFDSDGYLHLVGRIKELINRGGEKISPIEVDAVLLSHPDIGQAVAFGVPDDKYGEEINCAIIPREGSHIDEEAVLQCCKKNLAAFKVPKKVFITDSLPRTATGKIQRRVVAEHFLAQISTAKVPKFGA; encoded by the exons atggaaaacctATCGCTAACTGGTTTGTTGAAGAGAGCCGCGTCGGATTTCCCAACCCGGCGAGCCCTCTCAGTCTCCGGAAAATTCGATTTGACCCACGCGCGGTTACACGAGCTTGTCGATCACGCCGCCTCTCTCTTGCTCGCCGCCGGCATCTCCCCCGGAGACGTCGTCGCCCTCACCTTCCCCAATACCGTcgag TTTGTGGTGGCGTTTTTGGCCGTCATTCGATGCCGAGCCACAGCGGCGCCGTTGAACTCGGCTTACACGGCGGAAGAGTTCGAATTCTCTATATCGGACTCAGAAGCCAAGCTTCTGATAACGCCCAAGGAAGGGAACAAATCGGCCGAAGCGGCGGCTTCCAAGCTCGGAATCCCTCACGTGACCGCCACGCTCCGTGATGGCGAATCcgaactctctctctcctccacATCGGACGTGACCGCCGAGTCGACGTCGGTCGCCGGAATCGTCAACGACCCGTCGGACGTGGCGCTCTTCCTCCATACCTCCGGCACCACGAGCCGGCCTAAGGGCGTGCCGCTCACGCAGCTCAACCTAGCCTCCTCGGTGCGAAACATCGTCTCGGTGTACAGACTCACCGAGTCGGACTCGACCGTGATGGTCCTGCCCTTGTTCCACGTCCACGGCTTGATCGCCGGCTTGCTGAGCTCTCTGTCCGCCGGAGCCGCCGTGACGCTCCCGTCCGCCGGAAGATTCTCGGCGTCGACGTTCTGGTCCGACATGCGCGCGTACAGCGCCACCTGGTACACCGCGGTCCCTACGATCCACCAGATCATCCTGGACCGCCACCTCACCCGACCCGAACCGGCCTACCCGGAGCTCCGGTTCATCCGGAGCTGCAGCGCGTCGCTAGCTCCGTCAGTCATGGCTCGGCTCGAGGAATCTTTCGGCGCGCCGGTGCTGGAGGCCTACGCAATGACCGAGGCATCTCATCAGATGTCTTCGAACCCGTTACCCGAAGACGGTGGGCACAAACCCGGGTCGGTGGGTAAACCCTTGGGCCAAGAAATGGCGGTGCTGGACGTGAACGGTGTGCCCCAGCGAGAGGGTCTGAGCGGCGAGGTGTGTATAAGGGGACCCAATGTGACCAAGGGTTATAAGAACAATCCGGAGGCCAATAAATCCGCTTTTTCGCTCGGGTGGTTTCACACCGGGGATATCGGGTTTTTTGATTCGGATGGGTATTTGCATCTTGTGGGTCGGATCAAGGAGCTCATTAACCGTGGAG GTGAGAAGATATCACCAATTGAAGTGGATGCAGTGCTTTTATCTCATCCGGACATTGGTCAGGCTGTTGCCTTTGGGGTTCCTGATGACAAATATGGTGAAGAG ATAAATTGTGCCATAATTCCCAGAGAAGGGTCTCACATAGATGAAGAAGCGGTGCTGCAATGTTGCAAGAAGAATCTTGCAGCTTTCAAGGTCCCCAAGAAGGTTTTCATCACTGATTCTCTTCCAAGAACTGCTACCGGGAAGATTCAACGGCGGGTAGTAGCGGAGCATTTCCTTGCTCAAATCTCCACTGCCAAAGTGCCCAAGTTTGGAGCCTAA